One genomic region from Tigriopus californicus strain San Diego chromosome 4, Tcal_SD_v2.1, whole genome shotgun sequence encodes:
- the LOC131878879 gene encoding myelin expression factor 2-like, with translation MGDRERSPRRERRGGGGGDRGDGGSRGTPGVRKAPPERRIFISNIPFDMKWQEVKDLFRQHVGTVTYVELFNDANDKPRGCGIVELSTEEMAKKAIENMHRMDFKGRKLVVKEDFDVERDKHGRIIRTIDGGGGGGGGRGRSERSERSRDRSMREDHRDSSMGGGGGGGGGVPPNSNTYGLSPEFLHSLGIDCPLHTRLFVANLSYSVDEKKMREVFRLAGRVVSAELNRDKEGKSRGHGVIEYTHPVEAVQAISMFNEQMLFDRKMTVRFDKQPGTTPEELDQLPNRLPEGLHGVGMGLGSGGNPLTNVAQNLPSAQNNANNMSGNGADLGSNLNLQGVAALAQQLSMVNNLQSGGGLSNNLVANLTAALTNANASNSAVMPNNMSAPVGMNAGAGAGGMGSGGVGMGGMGSMGGSGGSSMGGGVGMGSGMGGPGMGSGMGPGMGPGPGMGSGMGSSMGSSMGSSSGYNTGGASAGYGGAGSRGALSDGPSGMPRPAGVIGGNGVSSSGGLRGTDTILVRNLPLDCNWQSLREGFSHCGDIKYAEMKDRGTGLIRFNSERDAERAVSVMDKQVISGRTIDVRLY, from the exons ATGGGAGACAGAGAAAG ATCGCCTCGGCGAGAACGACGCGGTGGTGGGGGTGGAGACCGCGGAGATGGTGGTTCACGGGGCACACCCGGTGTGCGGAAAGCGCCCCCAGAGCGCCGTATCTTTATCTCCAACATTCCCTTCGATATGAAATGGCAGgaggtcaaggacttgttccGACAACACGTGGGCACCGTCACTTACGTGGAGCTTTTCAACGATGCCAATGACAAACCCCGTGGATGTGGGATCGTTGAGCTCTCCACcgaagaaatggccaagaaggCTATTGAGAACATGCACCGTATGGACTTCAAAGGACGCAAGCTGGTTGTCAAAGAAGATTTCGATGTAGAGCGGGACAAACATGGACGCATTATCCGGACCATCGACGGcggtggaggtggaggaggaggtcgTGGTCGAAGCGAGCGCAGTGAACGTAGCCGAGACAGAAGCATGCGAGAGGATCATCGTGATTCATCCATGGGCGGgggaggaggtggaggtgggGGCGTTCCACCTAACAGCAATACCTATGGTCTTTCGCCAGAGTTCCTTCACTCCCTTGGTATCGATTGCCCTCTTCACACGCGATTATTTGTGGCTAAC TTGAGCTACTCTGTGGATGAGAAAAAGATGCGAGAAGTGTTCCGACTTGCCGGTCGCGTGGTTTCCGCTGAACTGAATCGCGACAAAGAAGGCAAATCTCGTGGTCATGGCGTCATCGAGTACACTCACCCTGTGGAAGCCGTGCAAGCCATCTCTATGTTCAATGAGCAAATGCTCTTCGACCGAAAGATGACCGTGAGATTTGACAAGCAGCCCGGAACCACGCCCGAGGAGTTGGATCAATTACCCAATCGTTTACCTGAAGGCCTTCATGGTGTGGGCATGGGACTTGGTTCCGGGGGTAATCCGTTGACGAACGTGGCTCAGAACTTGCCCTCAGCTCAGAACAATGCCAATAACATGTCGG gtaACGGAGCTGACTTGGGAAGCAATCTTAATCTTCAAGGCGTGGCGGCACTTGCCCAGCAATTATCCATGGTCAACAACCTCCAAAGCGGTGGTGGTCTCTCTAACAACCTCGTGGCCAATCTTACTGCCGCCCTGACTAACGCAAACGCCTCCAATTCAGCCGTCATGCCCAATAACATGAGTGCACCCGTTGGTATGAATGCGGGCGCTGGAGCTGGTGGCATGGGAAGTGGAGGCGTTGGCATGGGTGGCATGGGCAGTATGGGAGGAAGTGGTGGCTCTTCCATGGGAGGAGGAGTGGGAATGGGCTCCGGTATGGGTGGCCCTGGTATGGGCTCTGGCATGGGTCCAGGCATGGGTCCAGGTCCTGGTATGGGCTCGGGTATGGGTTCCAGCATGGGCTCAAGCATGGGCTCGTCGAGTGGGTACAACACCGGGGGTGCCAGTGCCGGGTACGGTGGTGCCGGGAGCCGCGGTGCCTTATCAGATGGCCCCAGTGGAATGCCCAGGCCTGCAGGAGTGATAGGGGGCAATGGTGTGAGCTCCTCAGGCGGCTTGAGAGGCACGGATACGATCCTCGTTAGAAATCTGCCCTTGGACTGTAATTGGCAATCTTTGCGCGAAGGATTCAGCCATTGTGGCGATATCAAGTATGCGGAGATGAAAGACCGAGGAACGGGTCTCATCCGATTCAATTCAGAGCGGGATGCCGAGAGGGCTGTTT CCGTCATGGATAAACAAGTAATTAGTGGAAGAACCATTGACGTTCGTCTCTACTAA
- the LOC131879675 gene encoding uncharacterized protein LOC131879675 isoform X2: MDAQFSIRPAIETDCSEILRLIQELADYEKMPDGPKIGAEVLIGDGFNNAEAAYYHCLVAESQDAPGQLVAYCLYFYTYSTDVGRCVYMEDLYVSPNFRSKGLGKSLWQTLVKNALERDCVRCEFVVLDWNQSSIEFYHLQGAKNMSSQEGWVQLRMNESVMASFKAPKTLSNTKVRRALKSDGPKIWNLIMEQTGMDGRLRKPYLNPQALSRDGIESDDPYFHCLVGENHENPSIIEGYLLYYYVYSTWEGRAVCMEDFYVSPKSRNKGIGQSLLEALLKYSGLFLRLTWSYGTMVCMATSDVLLRTVGMWFTTMMSLIFRHDWAA, from the exons ATGGATGCTCAATTTTCCATTAGACCAGCCATAGAGACGGATTGCTCCGAGATTCTACGGTTAATCCAAGAACTAGCCGACTACGAAAAAATGCCTGATGGGCCCAAAATTGGGGCCGAGG TTTTGATTGGGGATGGGTTCAACAATGCGGAGGCGGCTTATTACCACTGTTTAGTGGCTGAGAGTCAAGATGCGCCCGGGCAATTAGTGGCATATTGTTTGTATTTTTACACTTATTCCACTGATGTGGGACGATGTGTCTACATGGAGGATCTCTATGTGTCGCCCAATTTTAGAAGCAAAGGCTTAGGAAAATCACTCTGGCAAACACTGGTGAAG AATGCTTTGGAACGCGATTGTGTTCGATGCGAGTTTGTCGTACTAGATTGGAACCAATCTTCGATTGAGTTTTATCATCTCCAAGGCGCCAAGAACATGTCTTCTCAGGAGGGCTGGGTTCAGCTAAGAATGAACGAATCCGTTATGGCGTCCTTCAAGGCACCGAAAACGCTGTCCAACACCAAGGTCCGAAGAGCATTGAAAAGTGATGGGCccaaaatttggaatttgataATGGAACAAACAGGCATGGATGGGAGGTTGAGAAAACCGTATCTCAATCCTCAAG CTTTATCTAGGGATGGCATTGAGTCTGATGATCCGTATTTTCACTGTTTGGTGGGGGAAAACCACGAAAATCCATCCATAATAGAAGGATACCTTCTTTACTACTACGTGTATTCCACGTGGGAAGGGCGGGCTGTCTGTATGGAAGATTTTTACGTTAGCCCGAAATCCAGGAACAAGGGAATAGGCCAATCCCTTCTTGAAGCTCTTTTAAAG taTTCTGGTCTGTTTCTCCGTTTGACATGGTCGTATGGTACCATGGTTTGCATGGCGACCAGCGATGTACTTCTCCGTACAGTAGGTATGTGGTTTACTACGATGATGTCGTTGATTTTCAGGCACGATTGGGCTGCCTGA
- the LOC131879675 gene encoding spermidine/spermine N(1)-acetyltransferase-like protein 1 isoform X1, giving the protein MDAQFSIRPAIETDCSEILRLIQELADYEKMPDGPKIGAEVLIGDGFNNAEAAYYHCLVAESQDAPGQLVAYCLYFYTYSTDVGRCVYMEDLYVSPNFRSKGLGKSLWQTLVKNALERDCVRCEFVVLDWNQSSIEFYHLQGAKNMSSQEGWVQLRMNESVMASFKAPKTLSNTKVRRALKSDGPKIWNLIMEQTGMDGRLRKPYLNPQALSRDGIESDDPYFHCLVGENHENPSIIEGYLLYYYVYSTWEGRAVCMEDFYVSPKSRNKGIGQSLLEALLKIAVDKKCVRCNFKVHKSNEASLTFFSKIGSQNISSDEGWLLYRMDRNAMEEFIKVK; this is encoded by the exons ATGGATGCTCAATTTTCCATTAGACCAGCCATAGAGACGGATTGCTCCGAGATTCTACGGTTAATCCAAGAACTAGCCGACTACGAAAAAATGCCTGATGGGCCCAAAATTGGGGCCGAGG TTTTGATTGGGGATGGGTTCAACAATGCGGAGGCGGCTTATTACCACTGTTTAGTGGCTGAGAGTCAAGATGCGCCCGGGCAATTAGTGGCATATTGTTTGTATTTTTACACTTATTCCACTGATGTGGGACGATGTGTCTACATGGAGGATCTCTATGTGTCGCCCAATTTTAGAAGCAAAGGCTTAGGAAAATCACTCTGGCAAACACTGGTGAAG AATGCTTTGGAACGCGATTGTGTTCGATGCGAGTTTGTCGTACTAGATTGGAACCAATCTTCGATTGAGTTTTATCATCTCCAAGGCGCCAAGAACATGTCTTCTCAGGAGGGCTGGGTTCAGCTAAGAATGAACGAATCCGTTATGGCGTCCTTCAAGGCACCGAAAACGCTGTCCAACACCAAGGTCCGAAGAGCATTGAAAAGTGATGGGCccaaaatttggaatttgataATGGAACAAACAGGCATGGATGGGAGGTTGAGAAAACCGTATCTCAATCCTCAAG CTTTATCTAGGGATGGCATTGAGTCTGATGATCCGTATTTTCACTGTTTGGTGGGGGAAAACCACGAAAATCCATCCATAATAGAAGGATACCTTCTTTACTACTACGTGTATTCCACGTGGGAAGGGCGGGCTGTCTGTATGGAAGATTTTTACGTTAGCCCGAAATCCAGGAACAAGGGAATAGGCCAATCCCTTCTTGAAGCTCTTTTAAAG ATTGCCGTGGACAAAAAGTGTGTAAGATGCAACTTCAAAGTGCACAAGTCTAATGAGGCTtccttgacatttttttccaagattggatctcaaaacatttcatctGATGAAGGTTGGCTTCTGTATCGCATGGACCGAAATGCCATGGaggagtttataaaagtgaaataa
- the LOC131879672 gene encoding uncharacterized protein LOC131879672 isoform X2 → MPIPIGIMTDSWSGWTWNANLLPEHVHLVKRSDQLEVLSTTESELLNFGPVFDVPGPPYKDEIPPPGTLLQGLEHSWKPEEIITSLTQIEASNTPTALPYQLQESDSSRALLDHEIFSDIRGESEKPTKPRQRRRRRRKRRRRRKKNNQYQLRRRNQNRRHSHGSYHGGPWRRNQSNERLRLAVVSFLTKVREFHDSIGNAISRSAQDPASDRVAAVVNSLTNQLGLTSADDHQNQDPYLAHQNQLNNMMMMMENDGQVNGDGANDGFFGLEFLSPVTDILAPLQGDQSLSRQDFILELTSWFRRSVWFILYTGAYTVSPALVLLAVLFSLLFELVINFSDVKMTLSDFMAETMAKLANFRKQMRDDEFPFDEDNFNKYKVKPASLPYFPNKRVLNLRVPQVSLDLLPYANRKPFSNRVIFVN, encoded by the exons ATGCCGATTCCAATTGGCATTATGACTGATTCCTGGTCGGGGTGGACATGGAATGCTAATTTACTACCAGAGCACGTTCATCTCGTCAAGCGAAGTGATCAACTTGAGGTCCTCTCAACGACTGAGAGTGAActgctcaattttggaccGGTTTTTGATGTGCCTGGGCCTCCTTATAAGGACGAAATCCCGCCTCCTGGAACTTTGTTACAAGGTTTGGAACACTCTTGGAAACCCGAGGAGATCATCACGAGTTTGACTCAAATCGAAGCATCAAACACGCCAACGGCATTGCCTTATCAGCTACAAGAGTCAGATAGCTCTCGTGCACTACTCGATCATGAGATCTTCAGTGATATTCGAGGTGAATCTGAGAAACCAACAAAACCAAGACAAAGACGAAGACGGAGACGAAAACGAAGGAGAcggaggaagaagaacaatcAATATCAACTAAGACGACGGAATCAAAACAGAAGACATAGTCATGGTTCCTACCATGGAGGCCCATGGCGTCGAAACCAATCAAATGAGCGACTCAGATTGGCCGTGGTTAGTTTCCTCACCAAAGTCAGAGAATTCCATGATTCGATTGGAAACGCCATATCCAGGAGTGCTCAAGATCCAGCCTCGGATCGGGTGGCGGCGGTGGTGAATTCGCTTACCAATCAATTGGGCTTGACGAGTGCGGATGATCATCAGAACCAAGACCCGTATCTTGCCCATCAAAACCAACTCAacaacatgatgatgatgatggaaaatgaTGGGCAAGTCAATGGAGACGGTGCTAATGACGGATTTTTTG GGTTAGAGTTCCTATCACCAGTGACAGATATCCTGGCCCCATTGCAAGGGGATCAGTCCTTATCTCGACAGGATTTCATCCTTGAGCTGACCTCATGGTTTAGACGCTCAGTTTGGTTCATACTCTACACCGGTGCTTACACAGTGTCTCCAGCTCTTGTCCTTTTAGCT GTCCTATTTTCCTTGTTGTTTGAATTGGTAATCAACTTCAGTGATGTGAAAATGACATTGTCAGACTTCATGGCAGAGACCATGGCCAAGTTAGCCAACTTCCGGAAACAGATGAGAGACGACGAGTTTCCCTTTGATGAGGACAACTTTAACAAATACAAAGTCAAACCTGCATCTCTACCTTATTTCCCAAATAAAAGAGTCCTAAATCTGAGGGTTCCTCAGGTCTCATTGGATTTGCTGCCATATGCCAAtcgaaaaccattttcaaatcgaGTTATATTTGTGAATTAA
- the LOC131879672 gene encoding uncharacterized protein LOC131879672 isoform X1: MPIPIGIMTDSWSGWTWNANLLPEHVHLVKRSDQLEVLSTTESELLNFGPVFDVPGPPYKDEIPPPGTLLQGLEHSWKPEEIITSLTQIEASNTPTALPYQLQESDSSRALLDHEIFSDIRGESEKPTKPRQRRRRRRKRRRRRKKNNQYQLRRRNQNRRHSHGSYHGGPWRRNQSNERLRLAVVSFLTKVREFHDSIGNAISRSAQDPASDRVAAVVNSLTNQLGLTSADDHQNQDPYLAHQNQLNNMMMMMENDGQVNGDGANDGFFGLEFLSPVTDILAPLQGDQSLSRQDFILELTSWFRRSVWFILYTGAYTVSPALVLLAVSIPFFLLQTPLWQHILSSIAFQVLFSLLFELVINFSDVKMTLSDFMAETMAKLANFRKQMRDDEFPFDEDNFNKYKVKPASLPYFPNKRVLNLRVPQVSLDLLPYANRKPFSNRVIFVN, translated from the exons ATGCCGATTCCAATTGGCATTATGACTGATTCCTGGTCGGGGTGGACATGGAATGCTAATTTACTACCAGAGCACGTTCATCTCGTCAAGCGAAGTGATCAACTTGAGGTCCTCTCAACGACTGAGAGTGAActgctcaattttggaccGGTTTTTGATGTGCCTGGGCCTCCTTATAAGGACGAAATCCCGCCTCCTGGAACTTTGTTACAAGGTTTGGAACACTCTTGGAAACCCGAGGAGATCATCACGAGTTTGACTCAAATCGAAGCATCAAACACGCCAACGGCATTGCCTTATCAGCTACAAGAGTCAGATAGCTCTCGTGCACTACTCGATCATGAGATCTTCAGTGATATTCGAGGTGAATCTGAGAAACCAACAAAACCAAGACAAAGACGAAGACGGAGACGAAAACGAAGGAGAcggaggaagaagaacaatcAATATCAACTAAGACGACGGAATCAAAACAGAAGACATAGTCATGGTTCCTACCATGGAGGCCCATGGCGTCGAAACCAATCAAATGAGCGACTCAGATTGGCCGTGGTTAGTTTCCTCACCAAAGTCAGAGAATTCCATGATTCGATTGGAAACGCCATATCCAGGAGTGCTCAAGATCCAGCCTCGGATCGGGTGGCGGCGGTGGTGAATTCGCTTACCAATCAATTGGGCTTGACGAGTGCGGATGATCATCAGAACCAAGACCCGTATCTTGCCCATCAAAACCAACTCAacaacatgatgatgatgatggaaaatgaTGGGCAAGTCAATGGAGACGGTGCTAATGACGGATTTTTTG GGTTAGAGTTCCTATCACCAGTGACAGATATCCTGGCCCCATTGCAAGGGGATCAGTCCTTATCTCGACAGGATTTCATCCTTGAGCTGACCTCATGGTTTAGACGCTCAGTTTGGTTCATACTCTACACCGGTGCTTACACAGTGTCTCCAGCTCTTGTCCTTTTAGCTGTAagtattcctttttttttactacaGACACCTCTTTGGCAACACATCCTGTCCTCTATTGCCTTTCAGGTCCTATTTTCCTTGTTGTTTGAATTGGTAATCAACTTCAGTGATGTGAAAATGACATTGTCAGACTTCATGGCAGAGACCATGGCCAAGTTAGCCAACTTCCGGAAACAGATGAGAGACGACGAGTTTCCCTTTGATGAGGACAACTTTAACAAATACAAAGTCAAACCTGCATCTCTACCTTATTTCCCAAATAAAAGAGTCCTAAATCTGAGGGTTCCTCAGGTCTCATTGGATTTGCTGCCATATGCCAAtcgaaaaccattttcaaatcgaGTTATATTTGTGAATTAA
- the LOC131879671 gene encoding mitochondrial enolase superfamily member 1-like, with the protein MASILNKPKRIIDLDVRDIRFPTSLTADGSDATHPDPDYSCVYVRLYTDDDNYVGCGLTFTIGRGNELVKHAVDSLRFLVVRRFIEDIQENMACWVNDLANESQLRWVGPEKGVIHLAMAAIVNAFWDLWGKIAKKPVWKLLSEMSPERIISLINFKYINDYLSKEEALAILKKNEPFKRERELWITKRGFPAYTTQVGWLGYDDKKLRENGRKFLRDGFTAFKMKVGSDIEDDKRRLRIIREVIGPNNKLMVDANQKWGVQEAIDWMNELAQFNIHWIEEPTSPDDVLGHLKVSQALEKHGIGVATGEMCQNRVMFKQFLQAGALQFCQIDSARMGGLNDVLAVYLMASKAGIPVCPHSGGVGLCEMVQHLQMFDYVVLSGSIENRLIEFIDHLHEHFEFPPKLGRARYFPPMDYGYSTEMKYGSIRDYEYPEGATWKRLLDKGQYRDPSLEFKKYL; encoded by the exons ATGGCATCGATCTTGAACAAACCCAAGCGGATTATTGATCTAGATGTACGGGATATCCGATTCCCGACCTCTTTGACGGCCGACGGATCGGACGCCACTCATCCGGATCCGGATTACTCGTGCGTGTACGTGCGTCTCTATACTGATGACGACAATTACGTTGGGTGTGGCTTGACGTTTACCATTGGTCGAGGTAATGAGTTGGTTAAGCATGCCGTGGACTCACTTCGATTTTTGGTGGTTCGACGATTCATCGAAGACATTCAGG AAAACATGGCTTGTTGGGTGAATGATCTAGCAAACGAGAGCCAACTTAGGTGGGTGGGACCGGAGAAAGGTGTTATTCATCTGGCCATGGCTGCCATCGTCAACGCCTTTTGGGACCTGTGGGGAAAGATTGCCAAGAAGCCCGTCTGGAAACTGCTCAGCGAAATGAGCCCGGAGAGAATCATCAGCTTAATCAACTTCAA ATATATCAACGATTACTTATCAAAGGAAGAAGCCTTGGCCATCTTGAAAAAGAACGAGCCGTTCAAGCGGGAACGCGAGTTATGGATCACCAAGCGGGGATTTCCAGCCTACACAACCCAAGTGGGATGGTTGGGATATGACGACAAAAAATTGCGCGAAAATGGAAGAAAGTTTCTCAGAGATGGATTCACAGCCTTTAAGATGAAGGTTGGAAGTGACATTGAGGATGACAAGCGGAGGTTGAG GATCATCCGAGAGGTGATCGGGCCTAACAATAAGTTAATGGTGGATGCCAACCAAAAGTGGGGCGTCCAAGAAGCCATTGATTGGATGAATGAGTTGGCACAATTCAATATACATTGGATAGAGGAACCCACCTCCCCAGATGATGTTCTAGGCCATTTGAAAGTTAGCCAAGCATTGGAAAAACACG GCATTGGAGTAGCCACGGGTGAAATGTGTCAAAATCGAGTGATGTTCAAACAATTCCTTCAAGCAGGAGCGTTGcaattttgccaaattgattCTGCTCGTATGGGTGGCCTCAACGATGTTTTAGCCGTTTATCTCATGGCATCCAAGGCTGGGATCCCAGTTTGCCCTCATTCCGGCGGAGTGGGCTTGTGTGAAATGGTTCAACATCTTCAA ATGTTTGATTATGTGGTGTTGTCGGGGTCCATTGAGAACCGATTAATCGAATTCATCGACCATCTTCACGAACACTTTGAATTCCCGCCCAAGTTGGGCCGAGCCAG GTACTTTCCGCCCATGGATTACGGTTATAGCACGGAGATGAAGTACGGATCGATTCGGGATTACGAGTACCCAGAGGGTGCTACTTGGAAGCGGTTACTGGATAAGGGTCAATATCGCGATCCTAGCCTCGAATTCAAGAAATACCTTTAG
- the LOC131879670 gene encoding aldehyde dehydrogenase, mitochondrial-like, with protein sequence MLSRLLPRPLRTVSALRALSTAAQPAPIENPEVKHTKIFINNEWHNSTSGKTFQTINPANEEIIAEIQEGDKADVEKAVQAAQHAFRLGAPWRQMDASDRGRCLYKLADLMERDQQYLASLETLDNGKPYSASFNADLALAIKCYRYYAGWADKHYGQTIPIDGPFFSQTRHEPVGVCGQIIPWNFPVLMQAWKLGPALATGNVVVMKLAEQTPLTGLYIAELTKEAGFPPGVVNIIPGFGPTAGAAIANHPGVEKVAFTGSTEVGKIIQRAAAQNLKRVTLELGGKSPNIILKDADLDKAVEVAHSGLFFNMGQCCCAGSRVMVEEAIYDEFVERSVERAKKRTVGNPFQDVEQGPQVDRAQFDKILGLIKAGEVEGAKLGFGGKRMGDKGYYIEPTVFADVSDDMRICREEIFGPVLAIQKFKTLEEVAERANNSRYGLAAGIFTQDIEKANYLSHAVRGGTVWVNCYNVFSCMTPFGGFKESGSGRELGSYGLNAYTEVKTITTYIGAKNS encoded by the exons ATGTTGTCACGACTCTTGCCCCGCCCATTGCGGACTGTTTCGGCTCTTAGAGCTCTATCCACTGCTGCTCAACCCGCTCCCATCGAGAATCCAGAGGTCAAGCACACAAAG ATCTTCATCAATAATGAATGGCACAACTCCACCTCTGGGAAAACATTCCAAACGATTAATCCGGCCAATGAAGAAATCATCGCCGAAATTCAAGAAGGTGATAAGGCCGATGTTGAGAAAGCGGTTCAAGCCGCACAGCATGCTTTTAGGTTGGGTGCACCATGGCGTCAAATGGATGCCAGTGACCGGGGTCGATGCCTCTACAAACTGGCCGATCTCATGGAACGCGATCAACAATATTTAGCC TCTTTGGAAACCTTGGATAATGGCAAGCCGTACTCCGCTTCGTTTAATGCGGATTTGGCATTGGCTATCAAGTGCTACCGTTATTATGCGGGATGGGCGGATAAGCACTACGGGCAAACCATACCGATCGATGGCCCCTTCTTCTCTCAGACCCGACACGAACCCGTGGGAGTTTGTGGGCAAATCATTCCATGGAACTTCCCAGTTCTAATGCAAGCCTGGAAATTAGGACCAGCTTTGGCCACGG gCAATGTGGTCGTCATGAAATTGGCCGAGCAAACCCCTCTGACTGGTTTGTACATTGCTGAATTGACCAAAGAAGCTGGGTTTCCCCCGGGGGTGGTCAATATCATTCCAGGGTTTGGACCAACAGCCGGAGCCGCCATTGCCAACCATCCTGGTGTGGAAAAAGTGGCATTCACCGGTTCTACGGAAGTGGGAAAAATCATCCAGCGAGCAGCCGcccaaaatttgaagcgaGTGACCCTGGAATTGGGTGGAAAATCTCCCAATATCATCTTGAAAGACGCTGATTTGGACAAGGCCGTCGAGGTGGCTCACAGCGGTCTGTTCTTCAACATGGGTCAATGTTGTTGCGCTGGATCCAGGGTCATGGTAGAAGAGGCAATTTATGACGAGTTTGTGGAAAGATCCGTGGAACGTGCCAAGAAACGAACCGTGGGTAATCCATTCCAAGATGTGGAACAAGGTCCACAAGTAGATAGGGCACAGTTTGACAAGATTTTGGGGCTCATCAAAGCGGGCGAGGTTGAAGGTGCCAAACTTGGGTTCGGAGGCAAACGAATGGGTGATAAAGGTTACTACATCGAG CCCACCGTTTTCGCCGATGTGTCGGATGACATGAGGATTTGCCGTGAGGAGATATTTGGTCCCGTTTTGGCCATCCAAAAATTCAAGACCTTGGAAGAGGTGGCTGAGAGGGCCAATAATAGCCGATACGGCCTAGCTGCCGGAATCTTCACTCAAGACATCGAAAAGGCCAATTATTTGTCTCATGCCGTTCGAGGGGGGACTGTCTG GGTGAATTGCTACAATGTGTTTTCGTGCATGACTCCCTTTGGCGGGTTCAAGGAATCCGGAAGTGGCCGTGAACTGGGTTCATACGGATTGAATGCCTACACAGAGGTTAAGACCATTACTACATATATCGGTGCCAAGAACAGCTAA